Proteins encoded in a region of the Micropterus dolomieu isolate WLL.071019.BEF.003 ecotype Adirondacks linkage group LG07, ASM2129224v1, whole genome shotgun sequence genome:
- the katnal1 gene encoding katanin p60 ATPase-containing subunit A-like 1 isoform X2, with the protein MLLFSMNLADICDNAKKGREYALLGNYDSSIVYYQGVIQQIHKHCQSLRDPALKVKWQQVRQELTEEYEQVKGIIGTLESFKSEKPVDILAPHSEERPEDPAIWPPPTPAEHRNPVAVKRPNSAVKQQRKDSPGLQHRGAVSGGRGQANPKPDRPGPRGTKAKDDKGKKGVGDAPGDVEQKKFDGTGYDSDLVDSLERDIVSRNPNVHWEDIADLEDAKKLLREAVVLPMWMPDFFRGIRRPWKGVLMVGPPGTGKTMLAKAVATECGTTFFNVSSSTLTSKYRGESEKLVRLLFEMARFYAPTTIFIDEIDSICGRRGTSDEHEASRRVKSELLIQMDGVGGALENDDPSKMVMVLAATNFPWDIDEALRRRLEKRIYISLPTAVGRAELLKINLREVEVAADVDLDLIAEKIEGYSGADITNVCRDASMMAMRRRIQGLSPEEIRALSKDELQMPVTMEDFTLTLKKISKSVSAADLEKYVAWMAEFGSV; encoded by the exons ATG CTGTTATTCAGCATGAATTTGGCAGACATATGTGACAACGCCAAGAAGGGCCGTGAGTATGCTTTACTGGGGAACTATGACTCCTCCATTGTGTACTACCAGGGTGTCATTCAACAGATCCACAAGCACTGTCAGTCACTCAGGGACCCTGCACTTAAAGTCAAATGGCAACAG GTCAGGCAGGAACTCACAGAGGAGTATGAGCAGGTGAAAGGCATTATAGGAACCCTTGAGAGCTTTAAGTCAGAGAAGCCAGTTGACATCCTTGCCCCCCATTCCGAGGAGAGACCCGAGGATCCGGCAATATGGCCCCCTCCCACCCCCGCAgaacacag GAATCCTGTTGCAGTAAAGCGCCCCAACAGTGcagtgaagcagcagaggaaggACTCCCCTGGTCTGCAGCATCGAGGGGCAGTGTCAGGAGGTCGCGGTCAGGCCAACCCTAAACCGGACCGGCCAGGACCCAGAGGCACAAAGGCCAAAGATGATAAG GGAAAGAAAGGGGTTGGTGACGCACCAGGGGATGTAGAGCAGAAGAAGTTTGATGGCACGGGATATGACAGCGACCTGGTGGACTCACTGGAGAGAGATATTGTGTCCCGTAACCCTAACGTACACTG GGAAGACATTGCTGATCTGGAAGATGCAAAGAAGCTACTCAGAGAAGCAGTGGTTTTGCCCATGTGGATGCCTGACTTCTTCAGAGGCATTCGTCGCCCCTGGaag GGTGTGTTAATGGTTGGCCCTCCCGGGACAGGGAAGACGATGTTAGCCAAAGCTGTGGCCACAGAATGTGGGACTACTTTCTTCAACGTGTCCTCCTCCACCCTCACCTCCAAATACAGGGGCGAGTCCGAAAAACTTGTTCGTCTGCTGTTTGAAATG GCCCGGTTTTATGCACCAACAACCATCTTCATAGACGAGATTGACTCCATctgtggcagaagaggaacatcTGATGAACATGAAGCCAGCCGCAGGGTCAAATCAGAACTTCTGATTCAGATGGATG GTGTGGGGGGAGCTCTGGAGAATGATGACCCCTCTAAGATGGTGATGGTTCTCGCTGCCACCAACTTCCCATGGGACATCGACGAGGCGTTACGACGGCGGCTGGAGAAGCGGATCTACATCTCCCTGCCAACAG ctgtgggTCGTGCAGAGCTCCTAAAGATCAACCTGAGGGAGGTGGAGGTTGCTGCTGACGTGGACCTGGACCTCATTGCTGAGAAGATTGAGGGCTACTCTGGAGCAGACATCACCAAcgtctgcag GGATGCGTCCATGATGGCAATGCGCCGTCGAATCCAAGGCCTGAGCCCAGAGGAGATCCGAGCTCTGTCCAAAGATGAACTGCAGATGCCTGTGACCATGGAGGACTTCACCCTCACGCTCAAGAAGATCTCCAAGTCTGTCTCTGCAGCCGACCTGGAAAAATATGTAGCCTGGATGGCTGAGTTTGGGTCAGTATAG
- the wu:fc50b12 gene encoding p53-induced death domain-containing protein 1 isoform X2, giving the protein MPNKAQEDAVINLKTLQEISMQLGFEWTVLAYELGFNRTEIGRFHSKSTEKSVQAKTMLESWYEKSWDKPNKTKLLQDGLERAGRRDLAERLRCLHWGHQKLSRRVELPSAFPFIITVHKTIHNQDALRRINDLSRRYT; this is encoded by the exons ATGCCCAACAAAGCCCAAGAG gatgcTGTAATTAACTTGAAGACATTGCAGGAGATTTCCATGCAGCTTGGTTTTGAGTGGACAGTTTTGGCGTATGAGCTTGGCTTCAACAGAACTGAAATAGGGCGGTTCCACAGCAAATCTACAGAGAAGAGTGTCCAGGCTAAGACCATGTTGGAAAGCTG GTATGAGAAGTCATGGGATAAACCCAATAAGACCAAGCTGCTGCAAGATGGACTGGAGCGAGCAGGCAGACGGGACCTGGCTGAGAGGCTGCGCTGCCTCCACTGGGGCCACCAGAAGCTGAGCCGCAGGGTTGAGCTGCCCTCCGCCTTCCCCTTCATCATCACAGTTCATAAGACCATCCACAACCAAGATGCACTACGCAGGATCAATGACCTCAGCCGTAGATACACTTAA
- the katnal1 gene encoding katanin p60 ATPase-containing subunit A-like 1 isoform X3 has translation MNLADICDNAKKGREYALLGNYDSSIVYYQGVIQQIHKHCQSLRDPALKVKWQQVRQELTEEYEQVKGIIGTLESFKSEKPVDILAPHSEERPEDPAIWPPPTPAEHRNPVAVKRPNSAVKQQRKDSPGLQHRGAVSGGRGQANPKPDRPGPRGTKAKDDKGKKGVGDAPGDVEQKKFDGTGYDSDLVDSLERDIVSRNPNVHWEDIADLEDAKKLLREAVVLPMWMPDFFRGIRRPWKGVLMVGPPGTGKTMLAKAVATECGTTFFNVSSSTLTSKYRGESEKLVRLLFEMARFYAPTTIFIDEIDSICGRRGTSDEHEASRRVKSELLIQMDGVGGALENDDPSKMVMVLAATNFPWDIDEALRRRLEKRIYISLPTAVGRAELLKINLREVEVAADVDLDLIAEKIEGYSGADITNVCRDASMMAMRRRIQGLSPEEIRALSKDELQMPVTMEDFTLTLKKISKSVSAADLEKYVAWMAEFGSV, from the exons ATGAATTTGGCAGACATATGTGACAACGCCAAGAAGGGCCGTGAGTATGCTTTACTGGGGAACTATGACTCCTCCATTGTGTACTACCAGGGTGTCATTCAACAGATCCACAAGCACTGTCAGTCACTCAGGGACCCTGCACTTAAAGTCAAATGGCAACAG GTCAGGCAGGAACTCACAGAGGAGTATGAGCAGGTGAAAGGCATTATAGGAACCCTTGAGAGCTTTAAGTCAGAGAAGCCAGTTGACATCCTTGCCCCCCATTCCGAGGAGAGACCCGAGGATCCGGCAATATGGCCCCCTCCCACCCCCGCAgaacacag GAATCCTGTTGCAGTAAAGCGCCCCAACAGTGcagtgaagcagcagaggaaggACTCCCCTGGTCTGCAGCATCGAGGGGCAGTGTCAGGAGGTCGCGGTCAGGCCAACCCTAAACCGGACCGGCCAGGACCCAGAGGCACAAAGGCCAAAGATGATAAG GGAAAGAAAGGGGTTGGTGACGCACCAGGGGATGTAGAGCAGAAGAAGTTTGATGGCACGGGATATGACAGCGACCTGGTGGACTCACTGGAGAGAGATATTGTGTCCCGTAACCCTAACGTACACTG GGAAGACATTGCTGATCTGGAAGATGCAAAGAAGCTACTCAGAGAAGCAGTGGTTTTGCCCATGTGGATGCCTGACTTCTTCAGAGGCATTCGTCGCCCCTGGaag GGTGTGTTAATGGTTGGCCCTCCCGGGACAGGGAAGACGATGTTAGCCAAAGCTGTGGCCACAGAATGTGGGACTACTTTCTTCAACGTGTCCTCCTCCACCCTCACCTCCAAATACAGGGGCGAGTCCGAAAAACTTGTTCGTCTGCTGTTTGAAATG GCCCGGTTTTATGCACCAACAACCATCTTCATAGACGAGATTGACTCCATctgtggcagaagaggaacatcTGATGAACATGAAGCCAGCCGCAGGGTCAAATCAGAACTTCTGATTCAGATGGATG GTGTGGGGGGAGCTCTGGAGAATGATGACCCCTCTAAGATGGTGATGGTTCTCGCTGCCACCAACTTCCCATGGGACATCGACGAGGCGTTACGACGGCGGCTGGAGAAGCGGATCTACATCTCCCTGCCAACAG ctgtgggTCGTGCAGAGCTCCTAAAGATCAACCTGAGGGAGGTGGAGGTTGCTGCTGACGTGGACCTGGACCTCATTGCTGAGAAGATTGAGGGCTACTCTGGAGCAGACATCACCAAcgtctgcag GGATGCGTCCATGATGGCAATGCGCCGTCGAATCCAAGGCCTGAGCCCAGAGGAGATCCGAGCTCTGTCCAAAGATGAACTGCAGATGCCTGTGACCATGGAGGACTTCACCCTCACGCTCAAGAAGATCTCCAAGTCTGTCTCTGCAGCCGACCTGGAAAAATATGTAGCCTGGATGGCTGAGTTTGGGTCAGTATAG
- the kbtbd7 gene encoding kelch repeat and BTB domain-containing protein 7, producing the protein MASALSCFSGPEVLEDVNHARGLMKELKLLYDCRLLGDVTIGVECEEDSLEQKGESTRGDIDQLFLCSRNVLAAASPYFKSMFTGGLNESMQERVVIRGVDAESMSVIIDYCYTGRVTITESNVQRLYAAANMLQLEYIRRACSSFMTRRLDLSNCVGILKFADTYDNPELKENAQAFIARNFSQVCSGGDLCELDLMQLKELLSLNTLDVDCERKVCSAALQWIEANAPQEREVALQALKCVRWNLFTEKDKNYLEGLMARPLIEKYLASFFNRSAEDGCGMAATLEVPKHRIGVSAKEMILFFGLPNDNIMCCDPYSADLYFMAPPLEDLSSQDYKRSTMESLIACATPENNLYLASHLSKHFWLYNPVLNSWQELAERPLGRIHSGMGYLNGHVYLLGGRNPVTDARLKEVECYSVQRNQWTFVAPLPHSLGKMQVVALNDQLYVVNKRRMLCYDPKRNRWRHCGSLRRDKLHKACVFQDQIICVCDIPVVKAYSPNKGEWKRLGDIPIDSRALNYQVIQHNNKLLLLTQTLLQHNKNRVLIHEYEPARDTWKNVMAVYVSTLGPVCVSTRVYPACLGSAHSFCTEEDDDSGSSADWDFDGLTDPDSDSGSSSSFSDENW; encoded by the coding sequence ATGGCTTCGGCTCTGAGCTGCTTCAGCGGTCCCGAGGTGTTGGAGGACGTAAATCACGCTCGGGGTTTGATGAAAGAGTTGAAGTTACTGTACGACTGTCGGCTGCTCGGGGACGTTACCATCGGAGTTGAATGTGAGGAGGATTCGCTGGAGCAAAAAGGCGAGTCGACCAGAGGTGACATTGACCAACTTTTCCTGTGTAGCCGCAACGTCCTCGCCGCTGCCAGCCCGTACTTCAAAAGCATGTTCACCGGCGGGTTGAATGAGAGCATGCAGGAGAGAGTGGTCATCCGCGGTGTGGACGCCGAGTCCATGTCCGTTATCATCGACTATTGTTACACAGGCAGGGTGACCATCACGGAGAGCAACGTCCAGAGGCTGTACGCAGCTGCCAATATGCTTCAGCTCGAGTACATCAGGAGAGCTTGCTCCAGCTTCATGACAAGAAGGCTGGACCTCTCCAACTGTGTGGGGATACTGAAATTTGCAGACACCTATGACAATCCTGAATTGAAGGAGAATGCGCAAGCTTTCATAGCCAGGAACTTTAGCCAGGTGTGTAGCGGAGGGGACCTTTGCGAGCTGGATTTGATGCAGTTAAAGGAGTTGTTGTCTCTGAACACTTTGGATGTGGACTGTGAAAGGAAGGTGTGCTCGGCTGCTTTACAGTGGATAGAGGCTAATGCGCCGCAGGAAAGAGAGGTTGCACTACAGGCGCTGAAGTGTGTGCGCTGGAACTTGTTTACAGAGAAGGACAAGAACTACCTGGAGGGCCTCATGGCAAGGCCTTTAATTGAGAAATACCTTGCGTCTTTTTTTAACAGATCTGCAGAGGACGGCTGTGGAATGGCCGCAACTCTGGAAGTACCAAAGCACAGAATAGGTGTAAGCGCAAAAGAAATGATTCTCTTCTTCGGCCTGCCCAACGACAACATAATGTGCTGTGACCCTTACTCAGCGGACCTGTATTTCATGGCTCCTCCTTTAGAAGACCTCAGCAGCCAGGATTACAAACGTTCCACCATGGAGTCCTTAATCGCCTGCGCCACACCTGAAAACAACTTGTACCTGGCCTCCCACCTCTCTAAACACTTCTGGCTGTACAACCCTGTGCTCAACAGCTGGCAGGAGCTAGCAGAGAGACCCCTGGGGAGGATACACTCTGGGATGGGCTACCTCAACGGCCATGTGTACCTTCTGGGAGGACGAAATCCAGTGACTGATGCCAGACTGAAGGAAGTGGAGTGTTATAGCGTCCAGAGGAACCAGTGGACCTTTGTGGCTCCTCTGCCTCATTCTCTAGGTAAAATGCAGGTGGTGGCACTAAATGACCAGTTGTATGTGGTGAACAAAAGGAGAATGCTTTGCTATGATCCCAAGAGGAACCGCTGGCGCCACTGTGGGTCTCTGAGAAGAGACAAGCTTCACAAGGCCTGCGTGTTTCAGGACCAGATCATCTGCGTGTGCGACATCCCTGTGGTGAAAGCCTACAGCCCCAACAAGGGGGAATGGAAGAGGCTGGGTGACATTCCCATTGACAGCCGTGCTCTAAATTACCAGGTGATCCAGCACAACAAcaagctcctcctcctcactcagACTTTGCTGCAGCACAACAAAAACCGGGTCCTCATCCATGAATACGAACCAGCCAGGGACACCTGGAAGAACGTCATGGCAGTGTATGTGTCCACCTTGGGGCCCGTGTGTGTTTCAACACGGGTGTACCCAGCATGCCTGGGCTCTGCTCACAGCTTCTGTACAGAGGAGGACGATGATAGTGGCTCCAGTGCCGACTGGGACTTTGATGGGTTGACAGACCCAGACTCGGACTCTGGTAGCTCTAGCTCTTTCTCAGATGAGAACTGGTAG
- the zgc:101559 gene encoding ras-related protein Rab-33B-like, producing the protein MAIENKPGEAFDTVFSQNDSLERSSHHDYETGQARVFKIIVIGDSNVGKTCLTYRFCGGTFLKNPEATIGVDFRERTLELDGESIKLQIWDTAGQERFRNSMVEHYYRNVHAIIFVYDMTSLCSFESIPEWIEECSQHSVGPLVPRIMVGNKCDLRDRRPSAAQRLADSYNFPLFETSAKDPAEKEHVDAIFLTLAYRLKSHKPLRLKQPSESNVRQLLNQREQEAATCQC; encoded by the exons ATGGCAATAGAAAACAAACCTGGGGAGGCATTTGACACCGTTTTCAGTCAAAATGACTCCTTGGAGCGCTCTTCGCACCATGACTATGAGACTGGACAAGCTCGGGTGTTCAAGATAATAGTCATAGGAGATTCAAATGTGGGAAAGACGTGTTTGACTTACAGATTCTGCGGGGGCACTTTCCTGAAAAACCCAGAGGCAACGATCGGGGTTGATTTTAGAGAGAGGACGCTGGAGCTCGATGGGGAGAGTATCAAG TTGCAGATCTGGGACACAGCAGGTCAGGAGCGTTTCAGGAACAGCATGGTGGAGCACTACTACCGCAACGTCCATGCCATCATCTTTGTATACGACATGACCAGCCTCTGCTCCTTCGAGAGTATCCCTGAGTGGATTGAGGAGTGCAGCCAACACTCTGTTGGGCCGCTGGTACCCCGCATCATGGTGGGCAACAAGTGTGACCTGAGGGACCGCCGCCCGTCGGCCGCCCAGCGTCTCGCCGACAGCTACAACTTCCCACTGTTTGAGACTTCTGCCAAGGACCCTGCTGAGAAGGAGCATGTTGACGCAATCTTTCTGACTTTGGCTTATAGACTAAAGAGCCACAAACCCCTGAGACTGAAGCAGCCGAGTGAGAGCAATGTCCGGCAGCTGTTGAACCAAAGAGAGCAGGAAGCGGCAACTTGTCAATGCTGA
- the wu:fc50b12 gene encoding uncharacterized protein wu:fc50b12 isoform X1 codes for MPNKAQEDAVINLKTLQEISMQLGFEWTVLAYELGFNRTEIGRFHSKSTEKSVQAKTMLESWYNVYEKSWDKPNKTKLLQDGLERAGRRDLAERLRCLHWGHQKLSRRVELPSAFPFIITVHKTIHNQDALRRINDLSRRYT; via the exons ATGCCCAACAAAGCCCAAGAG gatgcTGTAATTAACTTGAAGACATTGCAGGAGATTTCCATGCAGCTTGGTTTTGAGTGGACAGTTTTGGCGTATGAGCTTGGCTTCAACAGAACTGAAATAGGGCGGTTCCACAGCAAATCTACAGAGAAGAGTGTCCAGGCTAAGACCATGTTGGAAAGCTGgtacaatgt GTATGAGAAGTCATGGGATAAACCCAATAAGACCAAGCTGCTGCAAGATGGACTGGAGCGAGCAGGCAGACGGGACCTGGCTGAGAGGCTGCGCTGCCTCCACTGGGGCCACCAGAAGCTGAGCCGCAGGGTTGAGCTGCCCTCCGCCTTCCCCTTCATCATCACAGTTCATAAGACCATCCACAACCAAGATGCACTACGCAGGATCAATGACCTCAGCCGTAGATACACTTAA
- the katnal1 gene encoding katanin p60 ATPase-containing subunit A-like 1 isoform X1: MQLLFSMNLADICDNAKKGREYALLGNYDSSIVYYQGVIQQIHKHCQSLRDPALKVKWQQVRQELTEEYEQVKGIIGTLESFKSEKPVDILAPHSEERPEDPAIWPPPTPAEHRNPVAVKRPNSAVKQQRKDSPGLQHRGAVSGGRGQANPKPDRPGPRGTKAKDDKGKKGVGDAPGDVEQKKFDGTGYDSDLVDSLERDIVSRNPNVHWEDIADLEDAKKLLREAVVLPMWMPDFFRGIRRPWKGVLMVGPPGTGKTMLAKAVATECGTTFFNVSSSTLTSKYRGESEKLVRLLFEMARFYAPTTIFIDEIDSICGRRGTSDEHEASRRVKSELLIQMDGVGGALENDDPSKMVMVLAATNFPWDIDEALRRRLEKRIYISLPTAVGRAELLKINLREVEVAADVDLDLIAEKIEGYSGADITNVCRDASMMAMRRRIQGLSPEEIRALSKDELQMPVTMEDFTLTLKKISKSVSAADLEKYVAWMAEFGSV; the protein is encoded by the exons ATGCAG CTGTTATTCAGCATGAATTTGGCAGACATATGTGACAACGCCAAGAAGGGCCGTGAGTATGCTTTACTGGGGAACTATGACTCCTCCATTGTGTACTACCAGGGTGTCATTCAACAGATCCACAAGCACTGTCAGTCACTCAGGGACCCTGCACTTAAAGTCAAATGGCAACAG GTCAGGCAGGAACTCACAGAGGAGTATGAGCAGGTGAAAGGCATTATAGGAACCCTTGAGAGCTTTAAGTCAGAGAAGCCAGTTGACATCCTTGCCCCCCATTCCGAGGAGAGACCCGAGGATCCGGCAATATGGCCCCCTCCCACCCCCGCAgaacacag GAATCCTGTTGCAGTAAAGCGCCCCAACAGTGcagtgaagcagcagaggaaggACTCCCCTGGTCTGCAGCATCGAGGGGCAGTGTCAGGAGGTCGCGGTCAGGCCAACCCTAAACCGGACCGGCCAGGACCCAGAGGCACAAAGGCCAAAGATGATAAG GGAAAGAAAGGGGTTGGTGACGCACCAGGGGATGTAGAGCAGAAGAAGTTTGATGGCACGGGATATGACAGCGACCTGGTGGACTCACTGGAGAGAGATATTGTGTCCCGTAACCCTAACGTACACTG GGAAGACATTGCTGATCTGGAAGATGCAAAGAAGCTACTCAGAGAAGCAGTGGTTTTGCCCATGTGGATGCCTGACTTCTTCAGAGGCATTCGTCGCCCCTGGaag GGTGTGTTAATGGTTGGCCCTCCCGGGACAGGGAAGACGATGTTAGCCAAAGCTGTGGCCACAGAATGTGGGACTACTTTCTTCAACGTGTCCTCCTCCACCCTCACCTCCAAATACAGGGGCGAGTCCGAAAAACTTGTTCGTCTGCTGTTTGAAATG GCCCGGTTTTATGCACCAACAACCATCTTCATAGACGAGATTGACTCCATctgtggcagaagaggaacatcTGATGAACATGAAGCCAGCCGCAGGGTCAAATCAGAACTTCTGATTCAGATGGATG GTGTGGGGGGAGCTCTGGAGAATGATGACCCCTCTAAGATGGTGATGGTTCTCGCTGCCACCAACTTCCCATGGGACATCGACGAGGCGTTACGACGGCGGCTGGAGAAGCGGATCTACATCTCCCTGCCAACAG ctgtgggTCGTGCAGAGCTCCTAAAGATCAACCTGAGGGAGGTGGAGGTTGCTGCTGACGTGGACCTGGACCTCATTGCTGAGAAGATTGAGGGCTACTCTGGAGCAGACATCACCAAcgtctgcag GGATGCGTCCATGATGGCAATGCGCCGTCGAATCCAAGGCCTGAGCCCAGAGGAGATCCGAGCTCTGTCCAAAGATGAACTGCAGATGCCTGTGACCATGGAGGACTTCACCCTCACGCTCAAGAAGATCTCCAAGTCTGTCTCTGCAGCCGACCTGGAAAAATATGTAGCCTGGATGGCTGAGTTTGGGTCAGTATAG